TTGCGGGGGAGGGGCTGGGGGAGGGGGCACCTCCTCCGCATCAACACTTCTTCTGGACCCGAAAACCTCTCCCTTTCACACCGCGTTTAGCGCCCGGTCCAGCAGCCGCAGGAATCTCCAGCCCTCGCGGGCGTACGCGAGCGGGCCCATGCCGGTGCCGTGCGTGGAGTGCGCGAAGAGGCGCGTGATGGTCACCGTGGGACGGGTCGGGGGCGGAAGGCGCTCGAAGAGGCGCAGCGATTCCGTGTAGGGCACGAGGCGGTCCTCCAGCCCGTGCGCCAGGACGACGCGCGCGCGGACGTGCGGGAGGTGCGGGCGCGGGTCCAGGCCGGGGTCCATGTCCAGCGCGGCGGCGGCGAAGTCCGCGGCCAGGCGCCGCGCGAAGTCCACGTCCGCGGGGCCCTGCCCGGCGGGCGGCGCGACCGAGTCCCAGATGCGCTGCTCGTCTGGCGAGAGGCGGGCGCGGATGGTGGCCTTGAGCGGGTCGTAGTCCGCGTCGCCCGCGTACTTGCCCAGCCGCCCGGCCTCGACCGCCAGCTCGTGCGCGGCCGCGCGGACGGCTTCCATGTGCTCGTAGCCTGGCACGCGCGTGAGATAGTTGCCCACTATGATCCAGCGGCCGTACGGGTCCGGGTCCAGCCGCTCCTGCACCCCGTTCCACTCGTGCTCACCCGTCATCATGCTGCGCACCGAGCGCCCCAGGTCGCAGTATCCCCCGAAGCCGACCACGCCCCGCAGCACCCCGTGCAGCGACGGGTCGGCCGCGGTGATCAGCGCCTGCGTGGCGCCGAACGAGAAGCCCACCACGCCCACGCCCCCCGGCCGCACCTGCGGCAGGGAGGCGACGTGCCGCAGCGCCGCCGCGATCGTCTCGCCCGCCGCCTTCGTGTCGATGCGCAGCTCGCGCCACGCGGGCACGTCGGGCACCATCACCACCGCGCCCGCCGCCGCCATCGACTGCGCGAAGCGGCGCAGCGAGGTGTGGTGGCGGCCGGGCACCGTGAGCCCGTGGAGGACCACGAAGCCTGGCGCCGGCCGGCGCGTCTCCGGCAGGAAGAGCGTGGCGTCGCGGTCCTCGCCTTCGACCTGGAAGACGATCTCCTCGTCGCGCTCGGCCGCGGCGGTGGCGCCCGGGCGCAGGTAGCTGCGGAGGAAGCGTGCGGCGCGCAGCATCTACCGAACCTCCGCGCCGTGCGCCGTGCCGACGGCCTGGGAGATGGACGTCATTCCTTCTCCGTGTAGATGGGACAGCAGGCCGCGGTTGATGGAGCGCACGATGCCCGGCCCGCCGTACACGAAGCCGGTGTAGACCTGCACCAGGCTGGCGCCGGCGCGGATCATCTCCCACGCATCGTCCGCGTCGAAGATGCCGCCCACGCCGATCACCGGCAGCGCACCGCCCGTCGCCCGATGGATGCGCGCCACGACCTCCCGCGCGCGCCGCCGCACGGGCGCGCCGCTGATCCCGCCCGCGCCCAGCGCCTCTACGTCCGCCGCGGGGGTGCGCAATCCCTCGCGCGAGACGGTGGTGTTCGTGGCGACGATGCCCGCGATCCCCTCGTCCGCCGCGATGGCGACGACCTCGTCCACCTGCGAGTCCGACAGGTCGGGGGCGATCTTGAGCAAAATGGGGGTGGGAGATGCGCGGCGCGCCGCCGCCGTCTCGTTCGTCCGAGCGCGGAGATCGCGCAGAAGCTCGCGGAGCGGTGCGGCGTCCTGGAGCGCGCGCAGCCCCGGCGTGTTGGGTGAGCTGACGTTCACGACGATGTAGCGGGCGAAAGGCTCCAGAAGCTCCAGGCTGCGCAGGTAGTCGCCCGTGGCGTCCTCCAGCGGCGTGACTTTGCTCTTGCCCAGGTTGATGCCCAGCACGGGCTCGATGGATGCGCGGCCGAGGTGCGCGGCGACGGCTTCCGCCCCGGGGTTGTTGAAGCCCATGCGGTTCAGCAGCGCGCCGTCCGCCGGGAGACGGAAGACGCGGGGCGGGGGATTGCCGGGCTGCGGCAGCGCCGTCACCGTCCCGATCTCCACGGACCCGAACCCGAGCGCCCCCAGCGCGTTGAACGACTTGCCGCTCTTGTCGAATCCCGCGGCAAGGCCCACCGGATTCGGGAAGCCGATGCCGAACACCGTCGTCTCCAGCGCGGGGTCGCTCACCTCCAGCGCCCGCCGCGCAGCCGCTCGCGCGGCCGCCGTCCCGAGCGCCGCGTTCAGCGCCGCCGTGCCGAGGTGGTGCGCGCGCTCCGCCTGCAAGCCGAACAGCAGCGGGCGGAGCAGTCCGTAGAGAGACATGGTCGCGGTGCGGGGGACGTCGTGCGCTTCGGACGCGGAGACTCCGAAGCTATCCCGCGTCCGCAGTGGACGGCAAGCGCGCGCGCCGCGTCTGAATCCCACCATCGAGCTCTTTCCACGGCCACGCATCCGCGGAGACGCTGACGGGGTTCTGAGAGGTCTTGTGCCGATCTGTGTAGATGGTTATCTAATTAGATGTGCATCGAATTTACAGACTGCAAGGAGGCGGCGATGGAGGTGGAGAGCGCGCTGGCGCACCTGAAGGCGCTGGCGAACGAGGCGAGGCTGAAGCTGCTGGGTCTGGTCGCGCAACGGGAGCGCAGCGTGGGCGAGCTGGCCGAGATCGTGGGGCTGAAGGAGCCCACCGTCTCGCATCACCTGGCGAAGCTGGCGGAGGTGGGGCTGGTGCGGATGCGGCAGGACGGCAACGTGCACTTCTACCGGCTGGACGGCGACGCGCTCCAGCAGCTCAGCCGCGACCTCTTCACGCCCGAGAAGGTCGTCTCCTTCGCCGGCCACGCCGAGGCGGACGCATGGGAGCGCAAGGTGCTGGACGTGTATCTACAGGACGGGCGGCTGATGAAGATCCCGGATACGCGGAAGAAGCGCGATGTGGTCCTCCGCTGGCTCGCGACGGAGTTCGAGCAGGGGCGCCGCTACGCCGAGCGCGAGGTGAACGAGGTCATCAAGGCGCGCCACCCAGACTTCGCCACGCTGCGCCGCGAGCTGATCGGCGCCAAGCTCATGGCGCGGGAGAGCGGCATCTACTGGCGCCTGCCCGACACGGCGGACGCCGCCGCGTAAACCATCCACCGAGGCAATGTCATGGCTGGAGAGCTCGACTTCGGAGAGCTGAACGCCGTCGGCTGCTGGGAGTGGCGGCTGCACGCGTACGACGGCCACACGCTGCGCCTCATCGGCGGCGGCGACCTGGTCTACTCGCACGTGGCGGAGCTGCACCTGGCAGGCGTGAGCTACCTCGACTGCCCCGTGCGGATGATGCATCCTGTCTTCCGCGCGGCCACGGAGACGGAGAGATCCAGCGTGGCGCAGAAG
The sequence above is a segment of the Longimicrobiaceae bacterium genome. Coding sequences within it:
- a CDS encoding quinone-dependent dihydroorotate dehydrogenase, whose protein sequence is MSLYGLLRPLLFGLQAERAHHLGTAALNAALGTAAARAAARRALEVSDPALETTVFGIGFPNPVGLAAGFDKSGKSFNALGALGFGSVEIGTVTALPQPGNPPPRVFRLPADGALLNRMGFNNPGAEAVAAHLGRASIEPVLGINLGKSKVTPLEDATGDYLRSLELLEPFARYIVVNVSSPNTPGLRALQDAAPLRELLRDLRARTNETAAARRASPTPILLKIAPDLSDSQVDEVVAIAADEGIAGIVATNTTVSREGLRTPAADVEALGAGGISGAPVRRRAREVVARIHRATGGALPVIGVGGIFDADDAWEMIRAGASLVQVYTGFVYGGPGIVRSINRGLLSHLHGEGMTSISQAVGTAHGAEVR
- a CDS encoding dienelactone hydrolase family protein gives rise to the protein MLRAARFLRSYLRPGATAAAERDEEIVFQVEGEDRDATLFLPETRRPAPGFVVLHGLTVPGRHHTSLRRFAQSMAAAGAVVMVPDVPAWRELRIDTKAAGETIAAALRHVASLPQVRPGGVGVVGFSFGATQALITAADPSLHGVLRGVVGFGGYCDLGRSVRSMMTGEHEWNGVQERLDPDPYGRWIIVGNYLTRVPGYEHMEAVRAAAHELAVEAGRLGKYAGDADYDPLKATIRARLSPDEQRIWDSVAPPAGQGPADVDFARRLAADFAAAALDMDPGLDPRPHLPHVRARVVLAHGLEDRLVPYTESLRLFERLPPPTRPTVTITRLFAHSTHGTGMGPLAYAREGWRFLRLLDRALNAV
- a CDS encoding metalloregulator ArsR/SmtB family transcription factor codes for the protein MEVESALAHLKALANEARLKLLGLVAQRERSVGELAEIVGLKEPTVSHHLAKLAEVGLVRMRQDGNVHFYRLDGDALQQLSRDLFTPEKVVSFAGHAEADAWERKVLDVYLQDGRLMKIPDTRKKRDVVLRWLATEFEQGRRYAEREVNEVIKARHPDFATLRRELIGAKLMARESGIYWRLPDTADAAA